CGCGGTGCCCGGGTCGGCACCGATGATCTCGTAGTGGCCCTTGGGCGAGGTCTGCGGCAGCGGGAACCCGGTCGGCAGCGGCTCGGAGAGGAAGACCAGCACCAGGCGTACGTCCGGCCCGGCCTCGAACCCGGCGAACGGCTCGGCGGCGAGCAGCGACTCGACCTCCTCCACCGTGCGCAGCATGGCCGGTACGGGGTAGCCGAGGGCGGCGGCCAGATGCTCCTCGATCCGCCGGGTGAGGGCGGCGCGGTCCGTCTCGTCCGTGCGGAAGAAGACGTTGCCGCTCTGGATGTAGCTGCGTACACCGCTCAGCCCCAGTTCGGTGAACAGCTCGCGCAGCCGTTCCATCTTCACGGTGTGCCCGCCGACGTTGACGGCCCGGAGGAACGCGATGTACGTCGTCTCGGTCATCGGCCCAGTCTGGCACCGGGCACCGACAACCGCCCCGGACGGAGTCGGGCGTACGGGGCGGTTGTCGGTGCCCGGTGCCAGACTGACGGCATGGCTACCTGGCAGGATTTCGAGCACGAGGCACCGGATCTGGCGTCCGCGGTGCGGGCCCGTTTCGAGGCCAACAAGCACCATGTGCTGGCCACGGTGCGGGCCGGCGGCGCACCCAGGGTGAGCGGCACGGAGGTGGAGTTCATCGGCGCGGACCTGACGATCGGGTCGATGTACGGCGCGGTCAAGGCACGCGACCTGCAGCGGGACGCCCGCTTCGCGTTGCACAGCAACCCGGGGGATTCGTCGATGGAGGGCGGCGACGCCAAGGTCGCCGGCCGCGCGGTCGAGATCACCGACGCGGTCGAGCTGACCGCGTGGGAGTCGGAGCTGCCCGAGCCGCCGCCGCCCGGCCCGTTGCACGCCTTCCGGCTGGAGCTGGACCAGGTGGTGCTCACCAGCGTGGAGGAGGACCACCTGATGATCCTCTCCTGGCATCCGGGCGAGCCGGTGAAGACCGTCCAGCGCCACTGACCGTCCAGCGCCACTGACCGGCGGCCCGGCCGACCGGCCGTGCTCGGACCGGCCGTGCCCCGACCGCCCGTCCGCACAGGTGGCCGGGGGCTGTCGGGGGCTGTCGGGGGCCCCGGGGCCCCGGCGGCGCCTGCGGTCAGCGCTTCGGCGGCAGGATGGACTTCACGGCCTCCGGCGTCCGGGCGACGATCGCGTGGCCGTCGTCCGCCGTGATGATCGGCCGCTGGATCAGGACGGGGTGCTGGGCCAGCGCGGCGATCCAGCGCGGCCGGTCGTCCGCCTCGCGGGTCCACTGCTTCATACCGAGATCCTTGGCCGCCTGCTCGTCCAGGCGGGTGATGTCCCACGGTTCGAG
The sequence above is drawn from the Kitasatospora sp. NBC_00315 genome and encodes:
- a CDS encoding DUF1697 domain-containing protein, with amino-acid sequence MTETTYIAFLRAVNVGGHTVKMERLRELFTELGLSGVRSYIQSGNVFFRTDETDRAALTRRIEEHLAAALGYPVPAMLRTVEEVESLLAAEPFAGFEAGPDVRLVLVFLSEPLPTGFPLPQTSPKGHYEIIGADPGTAYVVMHLLGGRMNTNPGAVFGKSYPGQGTGRFLHTTHKILAAARKA
- a CDS encoding pyridoxamine 5'-phosphate oxidase family protein, coding for MATWQDFEHEAPDLASAVRARFEANKHHVLATVRAGGAPRVSGTEVEFIGADLTIGSMYGAVKARDLQRDARFALHSNPGDSSMEGGDAKVAGRAVEITDAVELTAWESELPEPPPPGPLHAFRLELDQVVLTSVEEDHLMILSWHPGEPVKTVQRH
- a CDS encoding ArsC/Spx/MgsR family protein, whose translation is MEIWINPRCGKCRSALTELEAVGAQYTVRRYLEDPPTAAELEQVLGRLALEPWDITRLDEQAAKDLGMKQWTREADDRPRWIAALAQHPVLIQRPIITADDGHAIVARTPEAVKSILPPKR